ATAACGAAACCTTTCGCACCTTGTGCCGCCAGTGTGTCGATAGCATTAAGGGTTTTTTCGCCATCGGGCACGGCCATTTTTACGACTTCAAAGCCTAAATCTTTACCTGCTTTTTCAGCGAATGACCATTCAGTTTGGAACCATGGTTCCTCCGGTTGCTTAACTAGGTAGCCTAATCGAGTTTCATCGTTAGAGCCGAAAAAGGCATTGGCAGAAGCGCTGAGTAAAGTGATGCCAGATAAGGCCGCGACTGTGAGTAGTTTTTTTAGTTTCATTGTTATCCATCCGCTGGTAGAGGTGAGTGTTCGTCCTACATATTTGTGGATCTTGGAATAATTATTAGTGATAAGAATCACAGCTGAGGAATGTAGCGTTTTTGTCCATTTATTTAGCCGCAGAGACTATGATGCAGCTCTCGGTTAGTGGTTTTTTCGTGATTTGAGATTAATTTGTCAGCACTTGAAATGTTAAATTTGCTAATTATTGTGTGATTATAGCTCGATTTCCCTAGGTGTTAGAAAGAACACAAAAAACGTCTCGTGGCGTTTTTGTCCATAAAGTTAGCGAGCCTATTTATGGGATAACGGCTTCGCTCTCGCTATAACTGCAAGAGGATTTAGTTTGCTGACCAAAAGTTGGAGCTCTTATGGACACATTGAAAACACATCAGCAGCATGTAATTGGTTTAGATTTCGGATCGGACTCTGTACGTGCTCTTGTCGTTAATGCAGACACAGGCAAAGAAGTATCTTCGTCTGTTGTCTATTACCCAAGATGGATCAAAGGACTTTATTGTCAGCCTGATCAATCTCAGTTCAGGCATCACCCCCAAGACTATCTGGATGCGATGACCGACGCTATCCAAGAAGTGTTGAGCACAGTTTCACCTACCGTAACTTCTTCTGTCGTGGGTATTGGTGTTGATACAACGGGTTCGACACCTGCGCCAATTGATGAAAACGGTACCATTCTCGCTTTACTTCCAGAGTTCGAAAACAGCCCCAATGCGATGTTCGTTTTATGGAAGGACCATACATCGGTAACCAAAGCCGATTTGATTAATGAGCTAGCACACTCGGGAACCTATACCGATTACACCCGCTACATCGGTGGGGTGTATTCATCGGAATGGTTCTGGGCTAAAGCGGCGTGGGTCAGTGAACAAGATGAACAAATTGCAAAGCGAGCCTATAGCTGGGTAGAGCTTTGTGACTGGATTCCAGCCACTCTTTCCGGTAATCAACATCCTCAAAAACTACGCCGTAGTATTTGTGCTGCTGGGCATAAAGCCATGTGGCACGACAGCTGGGGTGGTTTGCCTGACCAAGCCTTCTTAAGCGCAATTTCTCCAACACTCGATGGTATTCGTGACCGCATGTTTTCGGATGTATTCACATCAGATCAAGCGGCTGGGTATCTCTCGAAAGAGTGGGCAGAGCGATTGGGACTACCGGAAGGTATTGCCATCGCCATTGGTGAGTTTGATTGTCATATGGGTGCCGTTGGAGCGGGTGCTGGCGCCAATGACTTAGTGAAAGTCATTGGAACCTCGACCTGTGACATTTTAATGGTGGAAGCAGAGCAGGTCGGTGACCGCACTATTCATGGGATTTGTGGCCAAGTAGAAGGCAGTGCTATGCCCGAGTTGCTCGCTTTAGAAGCGGGGCAATCAGCGTTTGGTGATATGTACGCTTGGTTTAAAAACGTATTGATGTGGCCATTGCAGGCTTATGTAGAGCGTAACCCAGACTTTGCGTTGACCGCGGAAGAAATCGCTTCTGACTTACTGCCAATGCTTTCGGAAGCGGCAGAGCAGCAAGGCATTGATCAGTACACACCAGTGGCAATGGATTGGCTTAATGGTCGACGTACACCCTATGCAAATCAGCGTTTAAAAGGTGCAATTTGCGATTTGAATCTTGGCAGTGCTTCACCCGCTATATTCTCAGCGCTTGTAGAGTCGACGGCGCATGGTGCAAAAGCGATTGTGGATTGCTTTATTGAACAAGACGTAACGGTTGAACGCGTGATTGCCATAGGTGGTATTGCTCAGAAATCACCTTATGTGATGCAAATGTGTGCTGATGTGATAGGCCGCGAAATCGTCGTCGTAGAGTCGGAGCAATGCTGTGCCTTGGGGGCGGCAATATTTGCTGCAGTAGCCGCAGGCGTTTACCCAAATACCAAAGCAGCACAAAGTGTGATGGCCAGCCCCGTTCGTCAAGCCTATTTACCAAACCCAGAAGTACAAGCGATGAGAGCGGAGCGATATGCGACCTATCGTCAATTAGGGCAGCACATGGAGCAGCTTGCTGAATTTCATCAATCTCAGGAGCGTGACAATGTCTGAACAAACAGTATGGACCGACGTTGATTTAACCGCAGAACGCCTTAAAGCACTTCGTCATCAAGTTTGGCAAGCCAATATGGACCTTCAGCGCCATAACCTTGTGACCTTCACTTGGGGGAATGTTTCAGGCATCGACCGTAAGTCAGGTTTGGTCGTCATTAAACCGAGTGGTGTTGAATACAGCGACCTCAGCGCCGCCAACATGGTAATTGTGGATCTACAAGGCCGAATCGTTGAGGGAGATATGAATCCTTCTTCAGATACCGCGACGCATTTAGAGCTTTACCGTCAATATCCCGATATTGGCGGTATTGTCCATACTCATTCGCCACAAGCGACAGCATGGGCTCAAGCAGGTCGCGCCATTCCGGCACTGGGTACCACTCACGCGGACTATTTCTATGGTCAAATCGATTGTACTCGAGCATTGAGTGACAAAGAGATTGCTGAAGATTATGAGTTAAACACCGGCAAAGTGATTGTTGAAACCATTGGTGACGGAGACGCGATGGCAGCTCCCGGTATTCTTGTTAAAGAGCACGCGCCGTTTACTTGGGGGAAAGATCCACATCAAGCTGTACATAATGCTGTAGTGGTGGAGGTGGTTGCTGGTATGGCATTACAAACATTACAAATCAACTCGGGCGTAAGTTCGATTAATCCATCGCTCTTGGATAAACACTATTTACGTAAGCACGGCGCAAACGCCTACTACGGTCAAACCAAAAAATAAGGATACATGATGAATATTTTCAATGAGAAACAAGTATGGTTTGTGACAGGTTCTCAGCATCTGTATGGCCCAAAAGTTTTAGAAAGTGTGGCAAATAACAGTGAAGAAATCATTGCTGGCCTAAATGCAGCTCCAGGAATTTCTGTGGACATCGCTAACAAAGGCACAGTAAAAACGCCTGACGAAATCCTTGCTGTCTGCCGTGCAGCGAACAACGATCCGAATTGTGTCGGCTTAATGCTCTGGATGCACACCTTCTCTCCCGCAAAAATGTGGATTGCAGGCTTAACTCAACTTAACAAACCATTCCTACATCTACATACACAGTTTAATGCGCAACTGCCATGGGATGAGATTGACATGGATTTTATGAATCTCAATCAAAGTGCGCATGGTTGCCGTGAGTTCGGTTTTATTGGTACTCGTCTGAATATTGAGCGAAAAGTGGTTGTGGGCCACTGGAAAGACGAGCAAGTGCATAAAGATGTTGATGAATGGTGTCGCGCCGCAATTGGTGTAGAAGCCGGCAAACAACTTAAAGTTGCACGCTTTGGTGACAACATGCGCCA
This genomic window from Vibrio toranzoniae contains:
- a CDS encoding ribulokinase; this encodes MDTLKTHQQHVIGLDFGSDSVRALVVNADTGKEVSSSVVYYPRWIKGLYCQPDQSQFRHHPQDYLDAMTDAIQEVLSTVSPTVTSSVVGIGVDTTGSTPAPIDENGTILALLPEFENSPNAMFVLWKDHTSVTKADLINELAHSGTYTDYTRYIGGVYSSEWFWAKAAWVSEQDEQIAKRAYSWVELCDWIPATLSGNQHPQKLRRSICAAGHKAMWHDSWGGLPDQAFLSAISPTLDGIRDRMFSDVFTSDQAAGYLSKEWAERLGLPEGIAIAIGEFDCHMGAVGAGAGANDLVKVIGTSTCDILMVEAEQVGDRTIHGICGQVEGSAMPELLALEAGQSAFGDMYAWFKNVLMWPLQAYVERNPDFALTAEEIASDLLPMLSEAAEQQGIDQYTPVAMDWLNGRRTPYANQRLKGAICDLNLGSASPAIFSALVESTAHGAKAIVDCFIEQDVTVERVIAIGGIAQKSPYVMQMCADVIGREIVVVESEQCCALGAAIFAAVAAGVYPNTKAAQSVMASPVRQAYLPNPEVQAMRAERYATYRQLGQHMEQLAEFHQSQERDNV
- a CDS encoding L-ribulose-5-phosphate 4-epimerase — encoded protein: MSEQTVWTDVDLTAERLKALRHQVWQANMDLQRHNLVTFTWGNVSGIDRKSGLVVIKPSGVEYSDLSAANMVIVDLQGRIVEGDMNPSSDTATHLELYRQYPDIGGIVHTHSPQATAWAQAGRAIPALGTTHADYFYGQIDCTRALSDKEIAEDYELNTGKVIVETIGDGDAMAAPGILVKEHAPFTWGKDPHQAVHNAVVVEVVAGMALQTLQINSGVSSINPSLLDKHYLRKHGANAYYGQTKK